The DNA sequence CAGTCCACAGTGCAAAAAATCAACAGGACGATCACGGAACTCGATGTCATAGTCagttataaatatgtattgaaCTACTGGTCTTGAATTTCGCAATTTATTATAGAAAAAATTATTACCAGTGACATGACATTGCACACAGTACAAAATATTATCATCTTCatttaatgtttttgaattctatatcatatttcatatttgtacaaaactttacttctAAATGTATCATATAGAATCATTTGTATGAATACCTTTtgtactaaatgtatatatttcccTCAAAATTATCTATAATCACAAAATTACCACCGCTTCACACTACTgctttaaacatttcaaatgaAACACTACACTACTGTCAGATGTCTTTGGGATTTATGGTTCGTTTCACGGTTGGAGTGGATGGTCGTCTTGGAGTAAATGTTCTACAACCTGTGGTATCGGATTTCAAAGCAGGCAAAGACTCTGTTACTCTTACTCCCACCTCTCGTGTCCTCCAGGAGGGAATGATGTTAAGACGTGTTGGTCACCATGCCCAGGTCAGTGCCTCGATCCTTTTGTTTgcgggcggggggggggggtgattctTTTGCGGTGGGTTGTGGAAACATTCGGACTCCAAGGTACGTGACTTACATTCTACATTTAATCACGTATGTTTGATATTGAAGGAGGATGGAGTTCTTGGAGTATTCATTCATGTAGCAAAACTTGTGGAGGGGGAATAGCGATGAAACATCGCACTTGTACCAACCCAATCCCGTTGTTTGGCGGACAAGCTTGTTCGGGGCCACATGTAACCTATGTCTCTTGCAACACCAATCCATGCCAAGGTATGCGTTCCGAGGTGAATAATTTACAAACATTCTTAGGTAAGCAAACTCAAGTATCTTGTTTTGTAATATCCAGCATtatgaaaaatcaatttttttgttttagctTTGTGCAACTTAACCTAACTCACTATGCCA is a window from the Ostrea edulis chromosome 5, xbOstEdul1.1, whole genome shotgun sequence genome containing:
- the LOC125652362 gene encoding thrombospondin-1-like isoform X2; translation: MHFHWGLILLVTVIPAVITVHSAKNQQDDHGTRCHNVFGIYGSFHGWSGWSSWSKCSTTCGIGFQSRQRLCYSYSHLSCPPGGNDVKTCWSPCPGGWSSWSIHSCSKTCGGGIAMKHRTCTNPIPLFGGQACSGPHVTYVSCNTNPCQVNGSWSSWQVSSQCSVSCGGGVRVRTRTCDNPAPSNGGQPCQGISVHKEICNTQSCPVPTTTQPTTMSTTTPQKHHYVTV
- the LOC125652362 gene encoding semaphorin-5A-like isoform X1 → MHFHWGLILLVTVIPAVITVHSAKNQQDDHGTRCHNVFGIYGSFHGWSGWSSWSKCSTTCGIGFQSRQRLCYSYSHLSCPPGGNDVKTCWSPCPGGWSSWSIHSCSKTCGGGIAMKHRTCTNPIPLFGGQACSGPHVTYVSCNTNPCQGMRSEVNNLQTFLVNGSWSSWQVSSQCSVSCGGGVRVRTRTCDNPAPSNGGQPCQGISVHKEICNTQSCPVPTTTQPTTMSTTTPQKHHYVTV